From the genome of Drosophila gunungcola strain Sukarami chromosome 3L unlocalized genomic scaffold, Dgunungcola_SK_2 000005F, whole genome shotgun sequence:
tttttaggcctaccaaaattaaaaaacctttttacaAAAACTCAATTGATATATGATTATTTGTAAAAGTAAAGTCAGTAAAGGTGCTTTAGAACGTAATTGGCAATGttgctctttttgttttgtccacaaattaaattacttctTAAAAGTATCAAGTCATAGCTATAGTAAATATAAGTATAGTTCTTTATACTTCTTTTGGGCCACTAAAATGTCTAAAAGTACCAAATCCTTCAATTTCAAAGGGGCTAGACGCTCAAAACTGAGAAAGTCATGATTGCATAACACAATCAGCTGTAGGGCTACTGCTAGAGAGCCGCTCAGCACCTCCACCCACCCCCTCTTTCGGCCGAAAAACAATCGCCAGCTAGTTTAGTGGTATCCGTTACTGTTTCAGTGGGTTAATAGTACACTTGCTCAACGCCAGCAAGCCGGTTTCATCGGCTGCTCCTCGGACTTTATGGCCGCGACTTGTTAAAAACCCATTTACAtgtgtttatgttttattttttttttttgcttcaaGTAGAAGAAGAAGACCTGGGCACCAAAACAGTATCCATATCCACCATgtgtaaaagtaaaaactgCCAGCCCAAGTctctaaagccaaaaaaaaactaaagaaaaaagaagCGGGAGAGCAAGTGAAATGCGTTCGCTGCTGAGAAGTCGAATCCCCGAAGCTGAAGCCGCTTACTTTTCCACCGCTCCGGCGGCTGTGTGAAAGCTGTCAGTCTTCGGGTCTTCCAGTCTTCAGCTCTGCAGTCTTCCAGTCTTCAGTCTTTATAGGCACTCGAACGCAGTCGCACCGTCGGAATCGGCAGTCCCAGACTCTTTTTGGCCAGGCCTAAACTCCGTCTGTTACTTTTGGGCCGCCACTGTTAAGTTAGATGGCCAAGTCATGCTAGAGTGCGACTGTTAAACGTAAGACCCCTCCCCCCGCCCCCCTTTGCTCAAGCGACTGGGGAAAAACAGTCGAAAATTAATGGATGGATCGTAAAGTGCAGCCACTGTGTGGAAAACCTGACGCTGCGTTGGCGTCTTGGACTCGGCGACTCGGATTTGGATTCGTATTTGgattcgtattcgtattcgtattcgtatACGTATTCGTATTCGTAGCTAAAGTTGTCTTGCGGAGTACTGTTATAGTGAAAATAGAAAGTGGTTCCTGTTTGGTGCGCGCGAGTTTTCATTTGCTTtacataaaatgcaattttctttctCGCGTATTAACCACTAACAACGACACCATAAGCCTGCAAACGGGCAATTGTGGCTAATAATTTGGCTGCTTAATGACGGCCATAAAGTCTAATTTTGAATTATGTCCATAAGTGTGTTGTCCAGGAGCAGGGTGCTTCACCACAGGCATTATGATTAAACTAAGTGATATAAGCCAAGTTATTTTGGCTAACAGTGATTTACAACTGGTGCTAATAACAGCACGGTTACAGCCTCTCTTTGGCTGGCCTCAAAAACTCACATATTCGTATGCAAATCCGGCGCATTGTTTACCCTTGTTCCCCTTTCTTTTCTTGCAGACACCacacaaaaatagaaaaaaataaagaatagcagcagcagcaacagcagcaccaaAAGCAGCCGCAGCAGAGAAGAAAGCCGAAGAAGTGAGGCCGAGTAGCGAAATCCAAAAATCCACATTTTtggaatttcaatttcaagccAAAACAGAACATCACAGAACCAGATCAAAATGGGACACCTGACGCGAAGCAGCAGCCTAATGGCCATAGTCCTATGCCTGGTACTCAACACAAAGGTGagtaatatatacatatatgtatatatgtatatctataGTATAAATGATGGGATCTGGAAAGTGTGGGCCATAATTTCAATTAGGAAACGTACAGTTAAAAGATAGATCTGTGGTGTGGCCCACTTTACAGCAACTCATTTCGTATGCAGACCCAACCTCTAGCGGATCTCTTCACTTTCGACTCTAGACTCTAAGACTCTAAGATAGACTACCGTTCGATCAATAGCGATTCGAATGCAAATCACTGCGAGTGCCTATTGATGGATTGAGTTTTGTGGGGAAGTCCGAGAAGAATATCGCTGTAGCGGATCGGATCGAATTGCTGTCAGATCAATATCAATATCGCATCGAGAGAGTCTGCGAATGGGGAATGGGGAATGGAGCAAAATGTAACAACTAAACGGCACTTTGCTAATCATTGCAATTAGAGTTGGATAATTAGCTGCGAGAGGGAAAAGGAATCAGATATGTACAAGAGAATGGGAGAGGGggacatatacatatacatatttaatgtttGCTTTTACAGTGGGTGATTTAACAGCGTCTTAACAGGGAGTTAGCAAGTCAGAGGCGGGGCTTAACAAATGTTTAGAAGGGTTTTTTATAGTAACAGAAAATAAGTGCACAAATAAAAGAGAATAGGAGacatataataaatgtttgcttttaCAGTCGGTGATTAAAACAGAGACTTAACAGAGAGTTTACAAATCAAAagtttacaattaaaaaataacattttaggATTGCTTTTATAGCATAACAGattcacaaaatatttaagttatttaaaaaaatgtatagagTATTTTTCattacaattaatttgttaacaTCATTTTGGGGCTCGTACTTGTATAACTTACAGTGACTTGCACTTGTTaagttcaaaataaataattttgacagccaactttttattaaagatGATTTATAGAAATCTTTTTAAGTGTCTATGAAATGTTTCACAAAAGTATAatgttttttcaaattaactAAGTAAAATTCGGTCCTATAAATAAAGGAGAAACTTTAAGCCAGAAAATTACCCCGGGCtaatcaataataatttaattgagaGATCTAAGGCATTAGAAAGCGTAGTTAAAAGACATTTAGTTTTATagaaagaattaaatatcaacttgatttttataaaaaacaaatttaaatcagttTTGTGCATTTTAAATGCACCTAATATTAACCATTGCGATAGACTGTCAATCAATATTAGAAAAGGCCATAAATTTGGTCGATTTCTTGGGGCTGCCGCACGCTTTCGTTTGATAAGCATGGCCAAGACGAAATGTTTCTTTTCCCCCCTCTGAAAAAGTCCAGCCTTCAGTGGGCTATTTAAAGCGCATCAATCACTGTGGAGGCCGATGGAaaacacttacacacacacacacacacacacacacactctgcGGATTTAAGCCGATGCAATCACGTGAAGGAAAACGCAAAACTGGCCAAGTGGCCAATAGCCATCCAAGTATCCAACTATCCAACTAACCAACTGCGTGCCTGGGTGCTGAGGCGGCGAAGAAATTGCAGTTATGCTCTGATTTGTACCAGTTTTGACTTTCTTGTTTATGGCGCATTAATTCACAGAGattgctttattatttatttattgtcaGTTTTCTTTCTCCAAAGCGTCGAGCGAAAAAAGAGAGAAGAAAAATTACCAATACCAATCGAGGCGATCGATCGATAGATGTGTTTATATTGATACCTCCATTGCCAAGTGCGTGGAATgtccaaaaaaagaaaagactCGAGACTCGAGACGATTTTTCGTTGGCTTCGCgtatctttttcttttgttggcCAGCTCTTTTTCCTTTGGTCATTTCACTTTCAAAATCATCTCACGACATCTCTGAACGCGTGGTCACCAGCCGCCACcgaaagcaaaaataataataaataaacaaacacaacaaccacaacctACAAAAAAATCCACACCGTCATCGTGTTGGATTTAACTTTCGGTTTTCGTGGACTTTGAGATACATCCGCTTCCCGTGTgcagccagaaaaaaaaacaaccataAAATTATGAACCAGATGTGAATGAAAGAAAGAAAGTGACAAAGCCCTGCTGCGGGCGGTGAAGTGGGGGAGGGCGTGGCCATTTCTCTGTTGTCTTATGCAATGGGTTAAGCTCCGTTTGggtttcagtttttgttttgtatttttttgggtaAGCGTGCCGCTCTGACAaccatttaatttcaaaatactCATACTCCAGCTGTCGTGTAATTTTCAACGCTTCGCCTCGCTTCTTTTCAAATGAAATGTCGTCGAGAGTGCTTTCGGTTTCTGACTGAGATTGCTATTGCATAACCTAAATCCAATTATGTGACGGAAAAAAGATAAACCAAAACGAACCCGAAATCGAGAGCTTTCCGCAATCCTGTGATCTGAGCCATAACCTAGGTTGTAATCGAAACATTTATGGTGGGCGTAATATTTTGACATCGTTTATATGAACAAGGGGAATCAACAAAAGCTGTAAAGGGCTGAAATTATGATAGTGAGCAAAAGCAATGGCAATCACAAGGCTTAGGGAACTTTTAAatcttgtatttaaaataattctatACTTTAACTTACTTTATAAGTTGAATTTACAAGTTTATCCAAAAATAAGAAACCTAAATCATAAAATCGTTTTCCGAAACAATCTGGACGAAGGgctcttaaaataaaagttcaacgctgcgtatgcgtgatATGCCTATTACTTGCCTTCAAGGAACATCACTCACACGCAACGTTGCCGGCTTTTGCAAGCCTGATGGCTCATATAAAcgtaaaatgttaaataaaaatacattaatgtAGGTTTGCAATctgtaatgttataatttcTGATCCAGATTTGGATTTActacataaaattataaattaattttaattggccaaaaaatggTACAATTTTAAACGAAAAGCTTGAAATCTATAATCCATGATATTTAATACAGTgactattaaaaacaaatttttgggGATTACTTTATACTACTTAAACCCATAATTAAACTATCTTTCAACACTTTTCTAATACATTTTCCGCTTATTTTCTTTCCACAGCACCTGTCGGTTCATGGCGACGCCTCGCACATTGAGTCCGCCGCCCTGCCCCTCGAACACAGGTCCGGTTACGGTCCGCCGGCGCCCATTTACGGAGCGCCCCAGGGACCATTGAGCACCGGGGCCACCAACGATGTGTCGGAGGAGGCCTGGCCGCTGGCCAGCACCAACGACAGTCCGCAGATCAAGCACCTGCAGGTGCAGTGCGAGAAGACGCACATGCGGGTGAACATCGAGTTCGACCGGCCCTTCTACGGCATGATCTTCTCCAAGGGATTCTACAGCGATCCGCACTGTGTGCACTTGAAGCCGGGCACTGGCCACCTGAGCGCCACCTTCGAGATCTTCCTGAATAGCTGCGGCATGACCAGCTCGGCCAATCACAATGCGGCTGGCTATGGAGCGCCCACGCCATCGGGCAGCTATGTGGAGAACACCATCATCATCCAGTACGATCCGTATGTGCAGGAGGTGTGGGATCAGGCCCGCAAATTGCGTTGCACCTGGTACGATTTCTACGAGAAGGCGGTGACCTTCAGGCCCTTCCAGGTGGACATGTTGCATGCGGTGACGGCCAATTTCCTGGGCGACAACCTCCAGTGCTGGATGCAGATCCAGGTGGGCAAGGGTCCCTGGGCCTCCGAAGTCTCCGGAATTGTGAAGATCGGACAGACCATGACCATGGTGCTGGCCATCAAGGACGATGAGAACAAGTTCGACATGCTGGTGCGCAATTGTGTGGCCCATGATGGCAAGCGGGCTCCCATCCAGTTGGTGGACCAGAACGGCTGCGTTGTCAGGCCCAAGATAATGAGTAAATTCCAGAAGATCAAGAACTTCGGACCCTCCGCCTCCGTCGTCAGCTTCGCCTACTTCCAGGCCTTCAAGTTCCCCGACTCGATGAACGTGCACTTCCAGTGTGTGATCCAGGTGTGCCGCTACAATTGCCCCGAGCCCAAGTGCGGTCCTGGCTTGCCCGGCGGTGAGTACGGCCTGCCCCAGATTGGCGCCAACGGTCTGTCCGAGGAGTACGGTCCGCCGGAGGCCTACGAGCGCAATGACTTTGCCTTGGGCGGTCCCGGTGCTCTGCCCCCGGCTGCCTACCCTGATCCACGTCACCCCGCATCCGATGCCACTGGAGCCTATTCGGAGAATCAGCCCGATGTGGTGCCCTCACCTCAGGCTCAGACGTCGGCGGCAGTGCCCACTGCTGATTCGGGATCGGTTTCGGGACCGGCCAGCTCTCCGCAGCCCCAGCAGCCCACGGGCAGCAATGAACTGGGtctgccaccaccaccactgcCCGGTCAGAGTGGTCAGTATAGCACGGTGAAGCGCAAGGATGACCTCAGTGCCGGTGGCAATCTGGTTTCCCTGGGAGGACGGCCGCGATCCGTCGAGGGATTGGACGATCTGCGTGGCGTGCGCAGGCGCAGGGACACCATGGACATTGTGATGAAGCCGCAGCGGATCTACAAGCGGAATGCGCAGGAGATGACCGATGTGAACACCAGCAGGATCATCCAGGTGGTGGCTCCCGGCGACGTGAACTTTGCGCTGAACAGCAATGCCAGCAACGAGACGGTGGTGATCCAGTCCGCCCGCTCGGCGGATGCGGAGACCATCTGCATGTCGGTGCCCAGTTTTGTGGGTGGATTGGTCATGCTGCTCCTCGTCCTGGCCGTCGCCTCTCTAGTCGCCGCCTTCCTCTTCGTCCGCGTGCGTCACTTCGATCGCAAGGGTGCGGGCATGGCCTATGTGAACTAAGGATCTGAAGGACCAAAAATCACGAGGATCCACAGTTCATCAccagcgacgacgacgatcATCGGCGTGAACAGAAAACCAAATCAGTTTTATGTGCACTTCAGACAAACACTACTCATCCATCTATATAGGCACCCGCTATCCTGTAGCCATCCAATCACTTCACTATTTATTCTTCGGTTATTTATTGAGACCCAACCACTTTTCCACCTCCTCCACGACACCCTATCTTCTATATGTTTCCCTAGTTTTAGACGAAGCGAAATTGAATTGTCAGACTTGTTAAGTTTCAGTTATACCTACAAAGGATTTAAGGCTTCCATCTGATTGGACAGATTCAGATACagattcagatacagataaAGCCTTGAATGTTACAATATGCAAGTTAatatcgaaaacaaaaatcaaacgaAGTAAAGTAGCGGCAAGCATGGAAAAGCAGAAAATCGTTTACAATAAGTTAATATAgcaaatgtatatattaaattatttatttattactttatttgaTAGCtgcgaaataataaaaagtttacttttattaagCACCCAGTGTTTCAAGTGGTTCTATTACTTTATCGGGTCAGGCAACCCCTGATAAGAGAAGGCAAACAAAGCTAGTGCAAACTTTATCAGGATGATGAAATGTTTGGCTGGGGGTTTGATAAGCCTTTGTTTTGGCCATGACTGGGAGTTTTACTTTggtttggcaaaaaaaaaaaattactggaccttttgttttttaaagtccTCTTAACTTTTACCACCAACATTTCAGATGATTAAACTGTCTTGCTATAATACCAGTCCCCAGACTCAGAATATTATTAAGATGAGATTAAAAGTATACTACACTCTTTGGGTTTGCTTATCAAAACTGCATTATCATTATGATACCGAGGAAAATCTCTACTAGTGATTGTTGTTTTGCCGAGCACAAGTGGCAAATCGTTGAGAACtattacacagaaaaaaaataattgcagTGCATTACtcagaaaaatatgtaaatatttctacaataataatacataataaattagaaaaaaaaactatttaaattaggtcaacatttttaaaatagttatctTTTAATGAGTTAcaataatttactttttttttattttcataaagcAAATTTTTATCACTTGTATTGAAGACGTATTAAATTTGGGgataaatgtaattaaatgtaaaaataattaaattaaaataagcgtttttgaacaaacattaataatatttaagtttcGGTGccatttaaagataaaaaatgcCTCTCAAGAACTGAAACAGTCTAATAGTATTGATATTGATAAGATTTTGATACCAACGTCAGAATACACCTCCACAAGTTCAATAAAATCAGCGTggaaataagaaaatacatGTAAATTTATTGGGAACACATATTTACATATTGATCTAATCCCTTTGAGcttaaacactttaaaaacaacagcGGACGCAAATCCGCCTCTGGAATCGAAATCGGTTTTATGCACGCATCTATAATAGCCGCCTGAGCTTCGTGTCTTTGGGACAATACAATAAGATTTCATTCAGA
Proteins encoded in this window:
- the LOC128259437 gene encoding uncharacterized protein LOC128259437, whose product is MGHLTRSSSLMAIVLCLVLNTKHLSVHGDASHIESAALPLEHRSGYGPPAPIYGAPQGPLSTGATNDVSEEAWPLASTNDSPQIKHLQVQCEKTHMRVNIEFDRPFYGMIFSKGFYSDPHCVHLKPGTGHLSATFEIFLNSCGMTSSANHNAAGYGAPTPSGSYVENTIIIQYDPYVQEVWDQARKLRCTWYDFYEKAVTFRPFQVDMLHAVTANFLGDNLQCWMQIQVGKGPWASEVSGIVKIGQTMTMVLAIKDDENKFDMLVRNCVAHDGKRAPIQLVDQNGCVVRPKIMSKFQKIKNFGPSASVVSFAYFQAFKFPDSMNVHFQCVIQVCRYNCPEPKCGPGLPGGEYGLPQIGANGLSEEYGPPEAYERNDFALGGPGALPPAAYPDPRHPASDATGAYSENQPDVVPSPQAQTSAAVPTADSGSVSGPASSPQPQQPTGSNELGLPPPPLPGQSGQYSTVKRKDDLSAGGNLVSLGGRPRSVEGLDDLRGVRRRRDTMDIVMKPQRIYKRNAQEMTDVNTSRIIQVVAPGDVNFALNSNASNETVVIQSARSADAETICMSVPSFVGGLVMLLLVLAVASLVAAFLFVRVRHFDRKGAGMAYVN